Within Pseudomonas tructae, the genomic segment AACGCGACGCTCGATCAGTACGGTGATGGTTTTGTCCATCTTGTCGCTGACGACACGGCCAGTCAGCGTACGGACGGTTTTTTCAGCTTCAGCCATGATCACTTACCTGCCTGCTGGTTGAGCACAGTTTTCACGCGAGCGATGTCACGCTTAACTTGCGAGAGCAGGTGCGACTGCCCCAACTGGCCAGTTGCTTTCTGCATACGCAGATTGAACTGGTCGCGCAGCAAGCCGAGCAGTTGCTCGTTCAGCTGCTGTGCTGATTTTTCACGAAGTTCATTCGCTTTCATCACATCACCGTCCGCTTAACAAAGGAGGTGGCGAGAGGCAGCTTTGCAGCCGCCAGGGCGAAAGCCTCACGCGCCAGCTCTTCAGAAACACCCTCGATCTCGTACAGGACTTTGCCTGGCTGGATCTGGGCAACCCA encodes:
- the rpmC gene encoding 50S ribosomal protein L29, producing MKANELREKSAQQLNEQLLGLLRDQFNLRMQKATGQLGQSHLLSQVKRDIARVKTVLNQQAGK